From one Brachypodium distachyon strain Bd21 chromosome 4, Brachypodium_distachyon_v3.0, whole genome shotgun sequence genomic stretch:
- the LOC100824848 gene encoding protein NEDD1 isoform X1: MGFVDPAAPLLATCGGDTVKLFDVTVESGDPCVLAYAPAPGNPVNAVKWNHTNLIIASAGDDKKISLWHKKGKNVGQLPTSTIDRGDDIEESIYSISFSNKGSRYLCSGGSGHIVRIWDLQRKRCIKWLSGHTDTITGVMYNCKDEHLASISMKGDLILHNLASGARAAELSDPNGQVLRVLDYSRNSRHILATAGDDGSVHLWDTTARTPKVSWLKQHSAPTSGVCISPSSDKIIATVGLDKKLYTLDSGSRRVTHTIPHEAPFSSLAYNDDGTILAAGTNSGRVVFYDVRGKPQPLTILRAYNSSEAVASLCWQRSKPVIVNENSSSEVALLGGTSEDSILMPDPLPSATPSTLTSGAGIPSLRSSLTANTSGFLSTSDLSTTEETPYRTRPLSGGPLSKLQAPRGNFSIKDDMDVFSPLVDVQPFTPSSNSWWDEHGSDETKKDDKHGDKKLSATRKFPYMEGNNEPHPMADWRSISNSRQDDASSVSTTPLPSWKSEPSISSPETSTGNALPDRVPHRQQISRFGQSAFQTGSLAFGGLHDSGSTTSLSLKGSLTSNILMNLQNKGVLSNAHSPLETSSASLQSSISSSFMSKTLASVSSDLPGAAQSSSSWKPSTFTDKLSTCSVFSEGLASAFGSPKSKKTGAETKDELISGLLSRQEAATASSSGSLLATNGVVPPQFPTSGLSADQQGASSFSLQYVQRMLEESLGSVHKSIHEDVRNLHIELLRQFHMQEMETSGVMNLVLEKLEGLTKEVQQLRRENQQLRHQLL, encoded by the exons ATGGGATTCGTggatccggcggcgccgctgctcgcgACGTGTGGTGGCGACACGGTGAAGCTCTTCGACGTCACGGTTGAGTCCGGCGACCCCTGCGTCCTCGCCTACGcccctgcgcccgggaaccctgTCAACGCCGTCAAGTGGAACCACACCA ACCTAATCATAGCAAGTGCTGGAGATGACAAAAAGATATCATTGTGGCATAAAAAGGGTAAAAATGTAGGACAGCTGCCAACATCAACTATTGATCGTGGGGATGACATTGAG GAATCCATATATTCCATCAGTTTTAGCAACAAAGGTTCTCGATATCTTTGCTCTGGTGGCAGTGGCCACATTGTTAGGATATGGGATTTGCAGCGGAAGAGGTGTATCAAATGGCTAAGTGGTCACACTGACACCATTACTGGTGTGATGTATAACTGCAAAGATGAACATTTGGCATCAATCAGCATGAAGGGTGATCTGATTCTTCATAATCTCGCTTCTGGAGCACGTGCTGCTGAACTTAGTGATCCAAATGGACAG gttctTAGAGTGCTTGATTATTCACGTAATAGTAGGCATATATTGGCGACGGCAGGAGATGATGGTTCCGTACATCTTTGGGATACAACTGCGAGGACTCCAAAG GTCTCATGGCTGAAGCAGCATTCTGCACCTACAAGTGGTGTTTGTATTTCACCCTCCAGTGACAAG ATAATCGCTACAGTTGGCCTGGACAAGAAGTTATACACACTCGATTCTGGTTCAAGAAGAGTAACACACACCATTCCTCATGAGGCCCCTTTCTCGTCATTGGCATACAACGATGATGGCACCATATTGGCAGCAGGAACAAATAGTGGGCGTGTGGTGTTCTATGATGTTCGGGGGAAACCTCAGCCATTGACAATTCTGCGGGCATACAATAGCTCAGAG GCTGTGGCAAGTTTATGCTGGCAACGGTCAAAGCCCGTCATTGTTAATGAGAACAGTTCTTCTGAAGTTGCTCTTTTGGGAGGAACCAGTGAAGATTCTATCCTTATGCCAGACCCTTTGCCTTCAGCAACACCTTCAACATTAACTTCTGGAGCAGGCATTCCGAGTCTTCGCTCTTCTTTGACAGCAAACACAAGTGGATTTCTTTCTACTTCAGACTTGTCTACCACGGAGGAGACTCCATATAGGACTCGTCCATTGTCTGGCGGACCATTATCAAAGCTACAGGCTCCTCGTGGTAACTTCAGTATAAAGGATGATATGGATGTTTTTTCTCCACTTGTTGATGTTCAGCCTTTCACACCATCCAGCAACAGCTGGTGGGATGAACATGGGAgtgatgaaacaaaaaaagatgacAAGCATGGAGATAAGAAGTTGTCAGCAACAAGGAAATTCCCATATATGGAAGGGAACAATGAGCCACATCCAATGGCAGATTGGAGATCTATTTCCAATTCAAGACAG GATGACGCCTCATCTGTGAGTACAACACCTTTGCCATCATGGAAGAGTGAACCATCGATCTCTTCACCAGAAACATCGACTGGAAATGCACTGCCTGATAGGGTGCCACACCGTCAACAAATTTCACGCTTTGGGCAATCAGCCTTTCAGACTGGTAGCTTGGCATTTGGAGGTTTACATGATTCAGGTTCAACAACCAGTCTCTCATTGAAAGGTTCTCTAACAAGCAACATTTTAATGAACCTACAAAACAAGGGCGTATTGAGCAATGCACATTCTCCCCTAGAGACATCATCTGCTAGCCTTCAGAGTTCAATTTCCTCGTCCTTTATGTCGAAGACTCTGGCATCAGTGAGTTCTGATTTGCCAGGAGCAGCACAATCCAGTTCCTCATGGAAACCCTCAACCTTTACAGATAAACTGAGCACATGCTCTGTTTTTAGTGAAGGATTAGCTTCAGCATTCGGTTCACCAAAATCAAAGAAGACGGGAGCAGAAACAAAAGATGAACTAATCAGTGGTCTTTTATCAAGACAAGAGGCAGCAACTGCCTCTTCATCTGGAAGCCTTCTTGCGACCAAT GGGGTGGTGCCACCACAGTTCCCAACCTCAGGTTTGTCAGCTGATCAACAGGgagcttcttctttctcccttCAATATGTTCAGCGCATGCTTGAGGAATCTCTAGGGTCTGTTCACAAGTCCATCCATGAGGATGTGAGAAATCTCCACATTGAACTTCTCAGACAGTTTCACATGCAGGAG
- the LOC100824848 gene encoding protein NEDD1 isoform X2 → MGFVDPAAPLLATCGGDTVKLFDVTVESGDPCVLAYAPAPGNPVNAVKWNHTNLIIASAGDDKKISLWHKKGKNVGQLPTSTIDRGDDIEESIYSISFSNKGSRYLCSGGSGHIVRIWDLQRKRCIKWLSGHTDTITGVMYNCKDEHLASISMKGDLILHNLASGARAAELSDPNGQVLRVLDYSRNSRHILATAGDDGSVHLWDTTARTPKVSWLKQHSAPTSGVCISPSSDKIIATVGLDKKLYTLDSGSRRVTHTIPHEAPFSSLAYNDDGTILAAGTNSGRVVFYDVRGKPQPLTILRAYNSSEAVASLCWQRSKPVIVNENSSSEVALLGGTSEDSILMPDPLPSATPSTLTSGAGIPSLRSSLTANTSGFLSTSDLSTTEETPYRTRPLSGGPLSKLQAPRGNFSIKDDMDVFSPLVDVQPFTPSSNSWWDEHGSDETKKDDKHGDKKLSATRKFPYMEGNNEPHPMADWRSISNSRQDDASSVSTTPLPSWKSEPSISSPETSTGNALPDRVPHRQQISRFGQSAFQTGSLAFGGLHDSDKLSTCSVFSEGLASAFGSPKSKKTGAETKDELISGLLSRQEAATASSSGSLLATNGVVPPQFPTSGLSADQQGASSFSLQYVQRMLEESLGSVHKSIHEDVRNLHIELLRQFHMQEMETSGVMNLVLEKLEGLTKEVQQLRRENQQLRHQLL, encoded by the exons ATGGGATTCGTggatccggcggcgccgctgctcgcgACGTGTGGTGGCGACACGGTGAAGCTCTTCGACGTCACGGTTGAGTCCGGCGACCCCTGCGTCCTCGCCTACGcccctgcgcccgggaaccctgTCAACGCCGTCAAGTGGAACCACACCA ACCTAATCATAGCAAGTGCTGGAGATGACAAAAAGATATCATTGTGGCATAAAAAGGGTAAAAATGTAGGACAGCTGCCAACATCAACTATTGATCGTGGGGATGACATTGAG GAATCCATATATTCCATCAGTTTTAGCAACAAAGGTTCTCGATATCTTTGCTCTGGTGGCAGTGGCCACATTGTTAGGATATGGGATTTGCAGCGGAAGAGGTGTATCAAATGGCTAAGTGGTCACACTGACACCATTACTGGTGTGATGTATAACTGCAAAGATGAACATTTGGCATCAATCAGCATGAAGGGTGATCTGATTCTTCATAATCTCGCTTCTGGAGCACGTGCTGCTGAACTTAGTGATCCAAATGGACAG gttctTAGAGTGCTTGATTATTCACGTAATAGTAGGCATATATTGGCGACGGCAGGAGATGATGGTTCCGTACATCTTTGGGATACAACTGCGAGGACTCCAAAG GTCTCATGGCTGAAGCAGCATTCTGCACCTACAAGTGGTGTTTGTATTTCACCCTCCAGTGACAAG ATAATCGCTACAGTTGGCCTGGACAAGAAGTTATACACACTCGATTCTGGTTCAAGAAGAGTAACACACACCATTCCTCATGAGGCCCCTTTCTCGTCATTGGCATACAACGATGATGGCACCATATTGGCAGCAGGAACAAATAGTGGGCGTGTGGTGTTCTATGATGTTCGGGGGAAACCTCAGCCATTGACAATTCTGCGGGCATACAATAGCTCAGAG GCTGTGGCAAGTTTATGCTGGCAACGGTCAAAGCCCGTCATTGTTAATGAGAACAGTTCTTCTGAAGTTGCTCTTTTGGGAGGAACCAGTGAAGATTCTATCCTTATGCCAGACCCTTTGCCTTCAGCAACACCTTCAACATTAACTTCTGGAGCAGGCATTCCGAGTCTTCGCTCTTCTTTGACAGCAAACACAAGTGGATTTCTTTCTACTTCAGACTTGTCTACCACGGAGGAGACTCCATATAGGACTCGTCCATTGTCTGGCGGACCATTATCAAAGCTACAGGCTCCTCGTGGTAACTTCAGTATAAAGGATGATATGGATGTTTTTTCTCCACTTGTTGATGTTCAGCCTTTCACACCATCCAGCAACAGCTGGTGGGATGAACATGGGAgtgatgaaacaaaaaaagatgacAAGCATGGAGATAAGAAGTTGTCAGCAACAAGGAAATTCCCATATATGGAAGGGAACAATGAGCCACATCCAATGGCAGATTGGAGATCTATTTCCAATTCAAGACAG GATGACGCCTCATCTGTGAGTACAACACCTTTGCCATCATGGAAGAGTGAACCATCGATCTCTTCACCAGAAACATCGACTGGAAATGCACTGCCTGATAGGGTGCCACACCGTCAACAAATTTCACGCTTTGGGCAATCAGCCTTTCAGACTGGTAGCTTGGCATTTGGAGGTTTACATGATTCAG ATAAACTGAGCACATGCTCTGTTTTTAGTGAAGGATTAGCTTCAGCATTCGGTTCACCAAAATCAAAGAAGACGGGAGCAGAAACAAAAGATGAACTAATCAGTGGTCTTTTATCAAGACAAGAGGCAGCAACTGCCTCTTCATCTGGAAGCCTTCTTGCGACCAAT GGGGTGGTGCCACCACAGTTCCCAACCTCAGGTTTGTCAGCTGATCAACAGGgagcttcttctttctcccttCAATATGTTCAGCGCATGCTTGAGGAATCTCTAGGGTCTGTTCACAAGTCCATCCATGAGGATGTGAGAAATCTCCACATTGAACTTCTCAGACAGTTTCACATGCAGGAG